In one window of Fibrobacter sp. UWH6 DNA:
- the lnt gene encoding apolipoprotein N-acyltransferase has translation MEKVKRYICELPKAYKIYAAVTFIAEIIIFAARADEPGLYTQNIQCIPFILALPFLFVKTIRKNFTRWIYTYSVLSFLNLAIDYNTANYNGAGHAGIVQIAMTFCPVGLFWLVNFFRWNIRRIKEQDSRTALMLCTFSWGLYAFAYPPMPLGPAALLQLVPWFIVLNRYGRQQALFATFWSAILYNTINYYWIYNVMHVETAPSGLILFGLFLLIAYFSIYNVLAAYVYTLAAKASIKGHRLLLPLFPVFYAGLEMTRTRGDFSFPWSHLGYTFGNHLELLQMLPWVGIFGYTIMVVASNQAVAHALANCKNLKKALPIFSVPAVIFILLLIQGSIVLSSKEAQPFNNADSPENPSIALVQPSIAQGAKWSKDRFDSIVNKTIGMVNDSVRAGANLIVLAETAIPDHIRRQPAVIRLLNKTATLKNAQLMTGALDYKRNPPGSIRKFDIYNASFLFRPGESGYSRYIKKHLVPFSERIPFDDIFPILNYVDLGEGDFVPGKETPVYGPYDWTPYICYDAIFGDLIREAIRSGSRLMVNITNDGWFGRSTAPYQHLNLVRYRAIENGMPVARLANSGVSVFIDQYGHFDLNTKLFTDAVIQRKVPLKTRDTLYSHIGDHVETGLLIFFLAYLIIALTLNCRCFRKIKA, from the coding sequence ATGGAAAAGGTCAAACGATATATTTGCGAATTGCCGAAAGCCTACAAGATTTACGCTGCGGTAACCTTCATTGCTGAAATCATTATTTTTGCAGCAAGGGCTGACGAACCTGGACTCTACACCCAGAACATCCAGTGTATTCCCTTTATATTGGCACTTCCGTTTCTTTTTGTCAAAACAATCCGAAAGAACTTTACTCGTTGGATTTACACGTACAGCGTCCTATCCTTTTTAAATCTGGCCATAGACTACAATACTGCCAACTATAATGGAGCCGGCCATGCTGGTATCGTCCAGATCGCCATGACGTTCTGCCCAGTCGGCCTGTTCTGGCTAGTCAATTTTTTCCGCTGGAACATACGCAGAATCAAGGAACAGGATTCACGAACCGCCTTGATGCTATGTACTTTCTCCTGGGGACTTTATGCGTTCGCCTACCCACCCATGCCCCTTGGCCCGGCAGCGTTATTGCAGCTAGTTCCCTGGTTTATAGTCCTTAACCGTTACGGAAGGCAACAGGCCCTGTTCGCCACATTCTGGTCAGCCATCCTATACAATACAATCAACTACTACTGGATTTACAATGTAATGCATGTAGAAACAGCTCCGTCGGGATTGATATTGTTCGGACTGTTCCTACTCATCGCCTACTTCAGCATATACAACGTTCTTGCCGCGTACGTCTACACTCTAGCAGCAAAGGCCTCCATCAAAGGCCATCGTTTACTGCTCCCCCTTTTCCCCGTATTTTACGCAGGTCTTGAAATGACTCGTACCCGAGGGGATTTCAGTTTTCCATGGAGCCACCTAGGTTACACCTTCGGAAACCATCTGGAACTTCTGCAAATGCTCCCTTGGGTCGGCATCTTTGGTTACACGATCATGGTCGTTGCCTCCAACCAGGCCGTCGCCCATGCCTTGGCCAACTGCAAAAATCTCAAAAAGGCACTTCCCATTTTCTCGGTTCCCGCAGTCATTTTCATACTGCTTCTAATTCAGGGTTCAATTGTTCTTTCTTCAAAGGAAGCCCAACCTTTCAACAACGCTGATTCCCCCGAAAATCCATCAATTGCCCTGGTCCAGCCCAGTATCGCCCAAGGTGCCAAATGGAGCAAGGACCGTTTTGACTCCATCGTCAACAAGACAATCGGCATGGTAAACGACAGCGTGCGTGCGGGAGCAAACCTTATCGTCCTCGCAGAGACCGCCATTCCCGACCACATCAGAAGGCAGCCCGCAGTCATCCGACTCCTCAACAAGACGGCCACACTGAAAAACGCACAACTGATGACCGGAGCCCTAGATTATAAAAGAAACCCTCCTGGCAGCATTCGCAAGTTTGACATTTATAACGCCTCTTTCCTGTTCAGACCCGGCGAATCGGGATACAGCCGATATATCAAGAAGCATTTGGTACCTTTCAGCGAAAGAATCCCCTTTGACGATATATTCCCCATTTTGAATTATGTGGACCTGGGCGAAGGTGATTTTGTTCCTGGCAAGGAAACCCCCGTATACGGACCTTACGACTGGACTCCATACATTTGCTATGACGCCATTTTTGGTGATTTAATTCGAGAAGCCATCCGCAGCGGTTCCCGCCTTATGGTGAACATCACCAATGACGGTTGGTTCGGCAGAAGTACGGCCCCCTACCAGCACTTGAACCTGGTTCGCTACCGCGCCATAGAAAATGGAATGCCCGTAGCAAGATTGGCCAACAGCGGTGTTTCTGTATTCATCGACCAATATGGGCACTTCGATCTAAACACTAAACTTTTCACCGATGCCGTCATACAGAGAAAGGTACCTCTTAAAACAAGAGATACCTTATATAGCCACATCGGCGATCATGTAGAAACAGGCCTTTTAATATTCTTCCTGGCGTACTTGATTATCGCCCTGACATTAAACTGCCGTTGCTTTCGTAAAATTAAAGCATAA
- the rsmI gene encoding 16S rRNA (cytidine(1402)-2'-O)-methyltransferase, giving the protein MAHTLYIVATPIGNMEDITYRAVRILKEVPLVLAEDTRHSRILFDAYGINTTMEPYHDFNKEKVTPKYVEFLKNEGDIALISDAGTPGVADPAFNLVRECVREGIDVRAIPGPCAMITALISSGMPTDHFAFQYFSPKKSAQRIHLLEKLKDEEATQIFYASPHNIDKFVEEIKLVFGDIKIALMRELTKKFEEHLIGTPTEISAHFKSHPPKGEFVLVFNPQDKSGL; this is encoded by the coding sequence ATGGCTCATACACTATACATTGTCGCGACTCCCATCGGCAACATGGAAGACATCACCTATCGAGCAGTCCGTATTCTCAAGGAAGTTCCTCTGGTTCTGGCAGAAGATACCCGTCACAGCCGAATCCTGTTCGATGCCTACGGCATCAACACGACCATGGAACCTTATCACGATTTCAACAAGGAAAAGGTCACGCCCAAGTACGTTGAATTTCTAAAAAACGAGGGCGACATTGCGCTGATAAGCGACGCAGGAACCCCAGGCGTAGCCGACCCGGCATTTAACCTAGTTAGAGAATGTGTCCGTGAAGGAATCGACGTTCGAGCCATCCCCGGCCCCTGCGCCATGATTACCGCCCTGATCAGTAGCGGTATGCCTACCGACCATTTTGCATTCCAGTATTTCTCCCCTAAGAAGAGCGCCCAGCGCATCCACTTACTAGAAAAACTGAAGGATGAGGAAGCGACCCAGATTTTTTACGCCAGCCCCCACAACATCGACAAGTTCGTCGAAGAAATCAAGCTCGTATTCGGAGACATCAAGATCGCCCTCATGCGAGAATTGACCAAGAAGTTCGAGGAACATCTTATTGGGACGCCGACAGAAATTTCTGCCCACTTTAAAAGTCATCCGCCCAAAGGCGAATTCGTATTAGTTTTCAACCCTCAGGACAAGAGCGGTCTTTAA
- a CDS encoding UDP-2,3-diacylglucosamine diphosphatase yields the protein MDLPVVFISDAHLGVNTPFCVANREEKLVQFLNQLRGKISHLVIAGDLFEFWFEYRDYVCRNHFELYFSLRELVKSGVEVHLLQGNHDFAYEDFFPKTLGVQVHKQVILEVQGKRVLCCHGDGVAKSDKGYRVMRKILDFPLNRKLFKLIHPDWGMSLARFVGSSSRKAGETRVINMDEYLEWAGGAMKKNCCDYCVLGHHHIAGVWPVKNGVVASAGDWMKKLTYVQMEAGELVLKDFL from the coding sequence ATGGATTTACCAGTAGTCTTTATATCTGATGCCCATCTGGGTGTGAACACTCCGTTCTGTGTTGCTAATCGCGAAGAGAAACTTGTGCAGTTTTTAAATCAGCTACGCGGTAAAATTTCTCACTTGGTCATTGCGGGCGACCTGTTTGAATTCTGGTTTGAGTATAGAGATTACGTTTGCCGAAACCATTTTGAACTGTATTTTTCTCTTCGGGAATTGGTGAAATCCGGTGTGGAAGTTCATCTTCTTCAGGGAAATCATGATTTTGCCTATGAGGATTTCTTCCCCAAAACGCTGGGCGTTCAAGTCCATAAGCAGGTTATTCTTGAGGTTCAGGGGAAAAGGGTCCTCTGTTGCCATGGCGATGGCGTTGCCAAGTCTGATAAGGGTTATCGCGTCATGCGAAAAATCCTTGATTTTCCGCTAAACCGCAAACTTTTTAAGTTGATCCATCCGGATTGGGGGATGAGTCTCGCTCGATTTGTTGGCAGTAGTAGCCGCAAGGCTGGCGAAACAAGAGTCATCAATATGGACGAGTATCTGGAATGGGCCGGCGGCGCTATGAAAAAGAACTGCTGTGACTACTGCGTTCTGGGGCATCACCATATAGCGGGAGTATGGCCTGTTAAGAATGGTGTTGTCGCTTCTGCCGGGGACTGGATGAAAAAACTCACCTACGTCCAGATGGAAGCAGGTGAGTTAGTTTTAAAGGATTTTTTGTAG
- a CDS encoding alpha/beta hydrolase gives MNSFNPSSIKGFFLRILRLLGALALIYCSMVFYLALTERQIAFPRAITHKEANAAIQGKAKQISCTLEDGNILSGWQLGSDNKSILLYFPDTDEDGAQFLAEAGENAQSTLVTFNYRGSGNNKGTPSSENFLDDARQITACASQITGRAPEIVAGRGIGAILAAEQLKYTKKSSLFLIDPISSIADKINEKYRLLYPKFLIRTKVDMPDLNEIAIPEQVILIQDRQNRQESNLIFEKEHPNFKKIKAQGSPLSNKLNQALQHLTAQTR, from the coding sequence ATGAATTCGTTCAATCCATCATCTATAAAGGGCTTTTTCCTTAGAATATTACGACTTTTAGGTGCTCTCGCCCTCATTTACTGCAGCATGGTATTCTACCTTGCACTTACAGAACGCCAAATCGCATTTCCGCGGGCAATTACCCACAAAGAAGCCAACGCAGCGATTCAGGGCAAGGCAAAACAGATTTCCTGCACGCTGGAAGACGGCAACATTTTAAGCGGTTGGCAGCTCGGTTCGGATAACAAGTCCATTCTGCTCTATTTCCCCGACACAGATGAAGATGGGGCCCAATTTCTCGCCGAAGCGGGAGAAAATGCACAAAGCACGCTAGTCACATTCAATTATAGAGGCAGCGGAAACAACAAGGGAACCCCCTCCTCAGAGAATTTTCTAGATGACGCCAGGCAAATCACCGCTTGCGCAAGCCAAATTACCGGCAGGGCGCCTGAAATAGTCGCCGGAAGGGGAATCGGAGCTATTTTAGCCGCAGAACAACTTAAATACACAAAAAAAAGCAGTTTATTTTTAATTGACCCCATCAGCAGCATTGCCGACAAGATCAACGAAAAATACAGACTTCTTTATCCCAAATTTTTGATACGGACAAAAGTCGACATGCCCGACTTGAACGAAATAGCTATTCCAGAACAGGTTATTCTCATTCAGGATAGACAAAATAGGCAAGAAAGCAACTTGATTTTCGAAAAAGAACACCCCAATTTCAAAAAAATCAAGGCTCAAGGCAGTCCCTTAAGTAATAAATTAAACCAAGCCTTACAACATCTTACTGCCCAAACAAGGTAA
- a CDS encoding TIGR02147 family protein, producing the protein MNVYAYYNYRKYLQDYYDYRKSVQRYFSYRSFAKKAGYSSSGFYLDLIRGRKSLTPQMLPKFIAALGLNEKEGRYFTLMVDFTHATTPASKQAIFEQMSALLPSAIKSLTKNQQEYYSKWYYVAVREALSVLNIGEKNIQELALFLNPKITLPQAKQAIQLLLNLQLIELDITGCYRSVNKAIFSGSEIAPLFVHQFQKQMIDLGKDALDHYSTERRNVSCMTMSVSAEGLERIISKIDLFRKEVVDIVRSDEGETMIAQMNIQFFPLSKEKVALPPEPDEEDA; encoded by the coding sequence ATGAACGTTTATGCATATTACAATTACAGGAAGTACCTGCAGGACTATTATGACTACCGGAAGTCTGTCCAGCGGTATTTTTCCTATAGGTCTTTTGCCAAGAAGGCGGGGTATTCGTCTTCTGGATTCTATCTAGACCTGATTCGTGGCCGTAAGTCTCTTACGCCCCAGATGCTGCCGAAGTTTATTGCGGCGCTGGGACTGAACGAGAAGGAAGGCCGCTATTTTACCTTGATGGTTGATTTTACTCATGCTACTACTCCGGCATCCAAGCAGGCTATCTTCGAGCAGATGTCTGCTCTGTTGCCCAGTGCCATCAAGTCTTTGACCAAGAACCAGCAGGAATACTACAGCAAGTGGTATTATGTGGCTGTTCGCGAAGCCCTTTCCGTGCTGAATATTGGCGAGAAGAATATTCAGGAACTGGCGCTGTTCCTGAACCCGAAGATCACGCTCCCGCAGGCAAAACAGGCTATTCAGCTCCTGTTGAACCTGCAGTTGATCGAATTGGATATTACCGGTTGCTATCGTTCTGTGAACAAGGCCATCTTCAGTGGGTCCGAAATCGCTCCGCTGTTCGTTCATCAGTTCCAGAAACAGATGATTGATTTGGGTAAAGATGCCCTGGATCACTACAGCACCGAACGTAGAAATGTATCTTGCATGACAATGAGCGTGTCTGCCGAAGGTCTGGAACGTATTATCAGCAAGATTGACTTGTTCCGCAAGGAAGTTGTCGACATTGTCCGTTCCGACGAAGGCGAGACTATGATTGCCCAGATGAATATTCAGTTCTTTCCGCTGAGTAAGGAAAAGGTTGCCTTGCCTCCGGAACCTGATGAGGAGGATGCATGA
- a CDS encoding DUF3078 domain-containing protein, whose product MKLKNFFMSCVAACALAAPAMAEGGMFEGALPENWTADVVAGVKYNYYNFHNWQQDGTSNYTWLVTFDADVQGKWKVANWRNLVDIDLGQTWTDGQGRRKSSDRLFWESMLDFNMTEVLKPYVGNRFETQMIAGYTYSEDEDGNEVKKAVSSFMDPAYETQVAGLAYIPNDMFSQRLGFANRMTISNGYGYADEHGAEKIARGERDHLKTVKDEPGLESVTEFKYGFSDVVSFKSRLWAFTNFEGVNAIDGRWENLLTVLIAPLIELQVGFDMAYDLDQDEDAQVKNMVLFGLTWRWF is encoded by the coding sequence ATGAAGTTGAAGAATTTCTTTATGTCTTGCGTTGCAGCATGTGCTTTGGCTGCTCCTGCTATGGCAGAAGGTGGCATGTTCGAAGGCGCTCTGCCCGAAAACTGGACTGCTGATGTTGTTGCCGGTGTCAAGTATAACTATTACAACTTCCACAACTGGCAGCAGGATGGTACTTCCAACTACACTTGGTTGGTGACCTTTGATGCAGACGTGCAGGGTAAGTGGAAGGTTGCCAACTGGCGTAACCTGGTGGATATCGATCTCGGACAGACTTGGACCGATGGCCAGGGCCGTCGTAAGTCCTCTGACCGTCTTTTCTGGGAATCCATGCTTGACTTCAACATGACCGAAGTGCTGAAGCCCTACGTCGGAAACCGTTTTGAAACTCAGATGATTGCCGGCTACACCTATAGCGAAGATGAAGATGGTAACGAAGTCAAGAAGGCTGTCTCCAGCTTTATGGACCCTGCTTACGAAACTCAGGTTGCCGGTCTTGCCTATATCCCCAATGATATGTTTAGCCAGCGTCTCGGTTTTGCAAACCGCATGACCATTTCTAACGGCTACGGCTACGCTGATGAACACGGTGCCGAAAAGATTGCTCGTGGCGAACGCGACCATCTTAAGACCGTGAAGGATGAACCGGGTCTGGAATCCGTTACTGAATTCAAGTACGGCTTTTCTGATGTGGTTAGCTTCAAGAGCCGTCTGTGGGCATTCACCAACTTTGAAGGTGTCAACGCAATTGACGGTCGTTGGGAAAACTTGCTGACTGTTCTGATTGCCCCGCTGATCGAACTGCAGGTTGGCTTCGATATGGCTTACGACCTGGATCAGGATGAAGATGCTCAGGTTAAGAACATGGTGCTCTTCGGTCTGACCTGGCGCTGGTTCTAA
- a CDS encoding fibro-slime domain-containing protein, whose product MKLDRFKRISLTAMMFGLAGVVSSFAVVEDNQRELDIVVRDFDVGHPDFENFQEEAYYSIFSGKDDAKPSSWLATYSTDPTWTGRRSNYGKYGCGNTQTPDYGLPVGTEGYPKANADGSVMTKSGAVSTVPDYITAISRVTNQGYAWYGEFKDCSYDAKLNPLSLKTMRGLVSELCSDASSTWAANMADSKKECTAGKVCKGHSWSQIVYVTPGLVERNLQFVQDPNDPNGGLDMYSPIISAKREGCDNQYFSQWYADVDNVNLRTNTTLILDQDPSDPKYFEIDKNWNNGGYFPLDSISDDGEFTWLGPKPQYPNQYGAQSLSIFCPPYEYRYAKDQTDFKGSNTAELCNAWKRNGGPKVGAAAYQAAATSEIGLRHLRNYGFTMMGYAAFKYKKGAGEVFEFTGDDDMWIYVDGVLVVDLGGTHLAAAGKADMDYLSGQKFGVAGLGGFAHGCWPGDPLEQADSCSIKLDADGTWKDGSWHHIHFFYADRQTDGSNLRIRSSLSELAPSRYGQPSVSKSVVTTDSTGKQTVSVTLNTTLDESSLINIRNAAATGTAPVLLVMRTVYDSTGASSTKVYGYYITSISDGINLGSSGIQYDMEGILVDADGNVMTSGISGNDKIAFNFRDPENEIANDEELKAAYVSTVGLDAWNQMISWTKKMDAAGFDIKSSSGKKVIGFPDTPSDWSVTQFVGNPNVETFVLDKNIDRPEFDKQAAVLTEVAKNNSGELPADFTADLIITSIPTSAGNGNPLVLSNEDKSSFSKAGANGTVGAGSVAYVGGKASASSMCFSDESGVESCTSISYPVSGPFRLNVRVFDHMGHFVSQYQKRMSADEIHKALGGETAKLGACGEEYPLYGSTGLGWMTIKMYPVSQSGRMIATGPYIYQVTFIQEDYKYCVKGGDADEAGQIKTNTYKRTSDTYRFGYRRHKNK is encoded by the coding sequence ATGAAATTGGATCGTTTTAAACGGATATCTCTTACCGCGATGATGTTTGGACTCGCTGGGGTGGTTTCGTCCTTTGCGGTTGTTGAAGATAACCAGAGAGAACTGGATATTGTTGTCCGCGACTTTGACGTGGGTCATCCCGACTTTGAAAACTTCCAGGAAGAAGCTTATTACAGCATCTTTTCTGGCAAGGATGATGCTAAGCCGAGTTCCTGGTTGGCTACATACAGCACGGATCCGACGTGGACTGGTCGTCGATCTAACTATGGTAAATATGGTTGCGGTAATACCCAGACTCCTGATTACGGTCTCCCCGTAGGTACCGAAGGCTATCCCAAGGCTAACGCCGATGGTTCCGTGATGACCAAGTCCGGTGCCGTTTCTACGGTTCCCGACTATATTACCGCTATTTCTAGAGTTACAAACCAGGGTTATGCCTGGTACGGTGAATTCAAGGATTGCTCTTACGATGCTAAGCTGAATCCCCTTAGCCTAAAGACTATGCGTGGTCTTGTGTCTGAATTGTGCTCCGACGCTTCTTCGACTTGGGCCGCCAATATGGCCGACAGCAAAAAGGAGTGTACCGCAGGTAAGGTCTGTAAGGGTCACTCCTGGTCACAGATTGTGTACGTGACTCCGGGCCTTGTTGAACGAAACCTGCAGTTCGTTCAGGATCCCAACGATCCTAACGGCGGTCTGGACATGTATTCTCCCATAATTTCCGCTAAGCGTGAAGGGTGTGATAACCAGTATTTCAGCCAGTGGTATGCGGATGTAGATAATGTCAACCTGCGTACCAATACCACCTTGATCCTGGATCAGGATCCTAGTGATCCGAAGTACTTTGAAATCGATAAGAACTGGAACAATGGTGGTTACTTCCCGCTGGATTCCATTTCTGATGATGGCGAATTTACCTGGCTGGGACCCAAACCCCAGTATCCGAATCAGTACGGCGCACAGTCTCTTTCCATTTTCTGCCCGCCTTATGAATATCGATATGCAAAGGACCAGACCGACTTTAAGGGTTCGAATACTGCAGAACTTTGCAATGCCTGGAAGCGTAATGGTGGTCCCAAGGTTGGTGCTGCCGCATATCAGGCTGCTGCCACTTCTGAAATTGGCCTGCGTCACCTGCGCAACTATGGCTTTACCATGATGGGTTACGCCGCATTTAAGTACAAGAAGGGTGCTGGTGAAGTGTTCGAATTCACTGGTGACGATGACATGTGGATTTACGTGGACGGCGTTCTGGTGGTTGACCTGGGTGGTACTCACTTGGCTGCAGCTGGTAAGGCTGACATGGACTACCTTTCTGGTCAGAAGTTTGGTGTCGCCGGTTTAGGTGGCTTTGCTCATGGTTGCTGGCCGGGCGATCCTCTGGAACAGGCTGACTCCTGCTCTATCAAGCTTGATGCTGATGGTACCTGGAAGGATGGCTCCTGGCATCATATCCACTTCTTCTATGCTGACCGTCAGACCGATGGTTCTAACCTCCGTATCCGCAGTTCTCTTTCTGAACTCGCTCCGTCTCGCTATGGTCAGCCCTCTGTAAGTAAGTCTGTGGTGACTACCGACAGTACTGGTAAGCAGACTGTCAGCGTGACCCTGAATACTACTCTGGATGAATCCTCCTTGATTAACATCAGAAACGCTGCCGCAACAGGCACCGCTCCGGTCTTGCTGGTGATGAGAACGGTCTATGATTCTACCGGTGCTTCTTCTACTAAGGTTTATGGCTACTACATTACCTCTATTTCTGATGGTATTAACCTTGGTTCTTCTGGTATTCAGTACGATATGGAAGGTATCTTGGTCGATGCTGATGGTAATGTTATGACTTCTGGCATTTCCGGTAACGACAAGATTGCATTCAATTTCCGCGATCCTGAAAACGAAATTGCCAACGACGAAGAACTGAAGGCTGCTTATGTGTCTACTGTGGGTCTTGATGCTTGGAATCAGATGATTTCCTGGACCAAGAAGATGGACGCCGCTGGTTTCGATATCAAGTCTTCTTCTGGAAAGAAGGTGATTGGTTTCCCGGATACTCCTAGCGATTGGTCTGTTACTCAGTTCGTGGGTAACCCCAACGTCGAAACCTTCGTTCTTGACAAGAATATTGACCGTCCTGAATTTGATAAGCAGGCTGCTGTATTGACCGAAGTTGCCAAGAACAACAGTGGTGAATTGCCTGCTGACTTTACCGCTGACTTGATCATTACCTCTATCCCCACTTCTGCTGGTAATGGTAACCCGCTGGTGCTGTCCAACGAAGATAAGAGCTCCTTCTCTAAGGCTGGTGCTAATGGTACTGTTGGTGCCGGTTCTGTGGCTTACGTCGGTGGTAAGGCAAGCGCATCTTCTATGTGCTTCAGCGATGAATCTGGTGTTGAAAGCTGCACAAGTATTTCTTATCCGGTTTCTGGTCCGTTCCGCCTTAACGTTCGCGTGTTCGACCATATGGGCCATTTTGTTAGCCAGTACCAGAAGCGTATGAGTGCTGACGAAATTCATAAGGCTCTGGGTGGCGAAACTGCTAAGCTTGGCGCCTGCGGCGAGGAATATCCGCTGTACGGTTCTACTGGCTTGGGCTGGATGACTATCAAGATGTATCCTGTTTCTCAGAGCGGCCGTATGATTGCAACTGGCCCGTACATCTACCAGGTTACCTTCATTCAGGAAGACTACAAGTACTGCGTGAAGGGCGGCGATGCTGACGAAGCTGGTCAGATCAAGACCAACACTTACAAGCGTACCTCTGATACTTATCGTTTCGGTTACCGCCGTCATAAGAATAAGTAA
- a CDS encoding MiaB/RimO family radical SAM methylthiotransferase, which translates to MKNSTDKPTLSVISQGCAANFGEGEKIARLFDNEFNVTFGLPKEGLEPAAFILNVCTVKGNSTALKLLREAKAIAPQATFFVTGCAPRDLQEEVRKLFEDVRFTSLNKLSKERTSQETLILKPGTVLRESPLVGIVNIEEGCLDACAYCSTRLVKGRLRSFSAESIVEQVQRLVSDGCIEIQLTGQDCGCYGFDFAGNSRAEFPAQNLAELVQQILVKVPGDYRIRLGMGNPRHIKSYLEPLMECFQDDRVYKFIHLPVQSGSEHVLQLMNRKHTAKDYLELANEFNKRFSLFTLSTDLIVGFPGESDQDFKDTLNILQETHPTVCNITRFVSRPGTVASRLEPIVPDTVKHSRSAELAAAFQAIATENNARWIGQTERVTVEKAGYRQGTIIARNDAYRPVALSEGLQPIKTGTRLQVKITAAEPFALIGSIV; encoded by the coding sequence TTGAAAAATTCGACCGATAAACCAACCCTTTCCGTCATTAGCCAGGGATGTGCTGCAAATTTTGGAGAGGGCGAAAAAATCGCTCGACTTTTTGACAACGAATTTAACGTCACCTTTGGCCTCCCCAAAGAAGGCCTAGAACCAGCCGCATTTATCCTGAACGTATGCACGGTCAAGGGGAATTCAACGGCACTAAAATTACTGCGCGAGGCAAAAGCCATTGCACCCCAGGCAACTTTCTTTGTAACAGGCTGCGCCCCTAGGGATCTGCAGGAAGAGGTTCGCAAACTTTTTGAGGACGTCAGATTTACAAGCCTCAACAAATTAAGCAAAGAAAGAACATCCCAAGAAACACTTATCCTCAAGCCGGGAACCGTTCTTCGCGAATCCCCTCTCGTAGGTATCGTCAACATCGAAGAAGGCTGCCTAGACGCATGTGCCTACTGTTCCACCCGCCTAGTCAAAGGGCGACTGCGTAGCTTTTCTGCAGAATCTATCGTAGAGCAGGTACAGCGACTCGTTTCTGACGGTTGCATCGAAATACAGCTTACAGGCCAGGATTGCGGTTGCTACGGATTTGATTTTGCAGGGAACTCCCGCGCAGAATTTCCCGCCCAAAACCTGGCTGAACTGGTTCAGCAGATACTCGTCAAAGTTCCAGGCGATTACCGCATCCGCCTAGGCATGGGCAACCCGCGGCACATCAAAAGCTACCTGGAACCGCTCATGGAATGCTTCCAGGACGACCGTGTCTACAAATTCATCCACCTTCCCGTCCAGAGCGGATCCGAGCACGTTCTGCAGTTGATGAACCGCAAACATACCGCCAAGGATTACCTGGAGCTGGCAAACGAGTTCAACAAGCGATTCAGCTTGTTCACCCTCAGCACAGACCTTATTGTCGGCTTTCCCGGCGAATCGGACCAGGACTTCAAGGACACCTTAAACATCCTCCAGGAAACACACCCTACGGTCTGCAACATAACCCGCTTCGTCAGCCGCCCAGGTACGGTAGCAAGCCGTCTAGAGCCAATCGTGCCCGACACCGTTAAACACAGTCGATCTGCAGAACTGGCCGCCGCATTCCAGGCTATCGCTACAGAAAATAACGCCCGCTGGATTGGTCAGACAGAGCGTGTGACCGTAGAAAAAGCAGGCTATCGCCAAGGCACCATCATCGCCCGCAACGACGCCTACCGCCCAGTTGCTCTGAGCGAAGGTCTTCAACCAATAAAAACTGGCACCCGCCTACAAGTCAAAATAACGGCCGCCGAACCATTCGCCCTCATTGGTTCTATAGTTTAA